A stretch of Brassica napus cultivar Da-Ae chromosome C6, Da-Ae, whole genome shotgun sequence DNA encodes these proteins:
- the LOC106406172 gene encoding YTH domain-containing protein ECT4, with the protein MYTSEGAQAPDFVADQGIYYPVDPNYAYYCTGYESPGEWENHQMFFGADGSQVQYQGGQNENSPYIYYTPSYGYAHAQSPYNPFNPYIPGADSPFVASQQFYPLPPYPTLASSSYAAHPDIVSSSSANSLVETGSAANRGRSDGRGSRNRNASAADGIQRNPPSVSRSSEKPRPNPGGQNRPLSTEKRVSTPFPALQGKAISVSTQSVDVVSSSRVSSSGQLDIAPPPERNGLSSTATNNNNPRPKLYGVHANISSRSKGPRSQLVVKAYTTKAGNADAEGNIVIDPNLYNKEDLRIDYTNAKFFVIKSYSEDDVHKSIKYNVWSSTLHGNKKLQSAYEDAQRIATEKSCECPIFLFFSVNASGLFCGMAEMTGPVSFEKDMDFWQQDKWSGSFPVKWHIIKDVPNSYFRHIILHNNENKPVTNSRDTQEIMMKQGLEVLKIFKGHAERTSLLDDFAYYENRQRVMHDERNRLPYRSFLSPVPVPRPDISDRNKKNSVDSFKITSSSETKEGPSKSDGNEQTTVKEGSKEDTTTLIQKKITSLTVSPTDTDSNPTTGSHLNQSQAKSKPSPSVSVKKTDPPEVVDSPLSEDSDTVKVGSLPIKVTGSPPIVTVGTIPLDPGSLQKK; encoded by the exons aTGTATACCTCCGAGGGAGCCCAAGCCCCTGATTTTGTTGCTGACCAGGGCATCTATTACCCCGTTGATCCCAATTATGCCTATTATTGTACAG GTTATGAGTCGCCCGGCGAATGGGAGAACCATCAGATGTTTTTTGGTGCGGATGGTTCACAAGTCCAGTACCAG GGTGGGCAGAATGAAAATTCTCCCTATATATACTATACTCCTAGTTATGGATATGCACATGCACAGTCTCCTTACAATCCCTTCAATCCTTACATCCCTGGCGCTGATTCTCCTTTCGTTGCTTCCCAACAATTCTACCCTCTTCCTCCTTACCCCACCCTCGCATCGTCGTCCTATGCAGCTCACCCTGATATCGTCTCCAGTAGCTCAGCGAACTCTTTGGTAGAGACTGGTTCAGCTGCTAACAGGGGTCGATCTGATGGGAGAGGGTCCAGGAACAGAAACGCTTCAGCTGCTGATGGAATCCAGAGGAATCCCCCTTCTGTGAGCAGGTCCTCCGAGAAGCCAAGGCCTAACCCTGGAGGACAAAACAGACCACTATCAACAGAGAAGAGAGTTTCTACCCCATTTCCGGCCCTCCAG GGAAAAGCTATTTCTGTTAGCACTCAATCCGTTGACGTTGTTTCCAGTAGCAGAGTCTCGTCATCTGGACAACTAGACATTGCTCCTCCACCTGAACGTAATGGTCTTTCATCCACTGCAACAAACAATAACAATCCCCGTCCCAAGCTGTATGGTGTGCATGCAAATATAAGTTCAAGATCGAAAGGACCGAGAAGTCAACTTGTTGTTAAAGCTTACACAACAAAAGCTGGAAATGCTGACGCTGAAGGAAACATTGTGATCGATCCTAATCTGTATAATAAAGAAGATCTCCGGATCGATTACACCAATGCCAAGTTTTTCGTGATTAAATCGTATAGTGAAGATGATGTTCACAAGAGCATCAAGTACAATGTCTGGTCGTCTACTTTGCATGGGAACAAGAAGTTGCAGAGTGCATATGAAGACGCTCAGAGAATAGCCACCGAGAAGTCTTGTGAATGCCCAATATTCTTGTTCTTTTCT GTCAATGCTAGTGGTTTGTTTTGTGGCATGGCTGAGATGACTGGTCCAGTTTCTTTTGAGAAAGACATGGATTTTTGGCAGCAAGACAAATGGAGTGGAAGCTTTCCTGTCAAATGGCACATTATTAAAGATGTTCCCAATAGCTATTTCAGGCACATCATATTACACAACAATGAGAATAAGCCGGTCACCAACAGTCGAGACACACAAGAG ATAATGATGAAACAAGGTCTGGAGGTGCTAAAGATATTCAAAGGCCATGCGGAAAGGACTTCGCTACTTGATGATTTTGCGTATTACGAAAACCGCCAGAGAGTCATGCACGATGAGAGAAACAGGCTGCCATACAGGAGCTTCCTTAGCCCTGTACCAGTACCCAGACCTGATATCTCTGACAGAAACAAGAAAAACTCTGTGGATTCCTTCAAGATAACCTCTTCTTCAGAAACCAAGGAGGGTCCTTCGAAATCAGACGGGAATGAGCAGACCACCGTAAAGGAAGGTTCTAAAGAAGATACTACTACTCTCATTCAAAAGAAGATCACCTCTCTCACCGTTAGCCCGACTGATACAGACTCCAACCCAACCACTGGTTCTCACCTCAACCAGAGTCAAGCTAAGTCTAAACCATCCCCCTCTGTCTCTGTCAAGAAGACCGACCCTCCTGAAGTGGTTGATTCTCCTCTTTCTGAAGACAGTGACACTGTCAAAGTTGGATCATTGCCCATCAAAGTTACCGGGTCTCCTCCAATTGTAACTGTTGGTACTATTCCTCTGGACCCCGGCTCACTTCAGAAGAAATAA